One region of Alosa sapidissima isolate fAloSap1 chromosome 1, fAloSap1.pri, whole genome shotgun sequence genomic DNA includes:
- the tnip2 gene encoding TNFAIP3-interacting protein 2: protein MTNIQVDNDALKSKIRSCSILTTFYHETQREIANLSQQLYSRDSVIADLKARLGKYERTLINVEGEEPVVIGPSKSLFESLCKEISKLKQRLKESEADGSQQLEASKQEVKRLQRQVREKEEELDRLAQRTDQDQEREIRRLRTTLAERDRIQATRAVLCNSLAEEADQLRGQLGATVRVCQELLGRLEKEKKRGGLAEEPDVSEKVDSTEGAGLNELVDKLQEENQQLKKRVAYVESLNAKWQKYDSSREEYVRGLCQRLKESSVLVTGSPEAAGPVLMGPGLGLVPGGSGLLQQEIARLNSLLEEKMSDCKRLVRERDDIAKRDQERIQMLEQQVLAYIEDFKSERADRERAQGKILDLQEEVGRLQLQIRSQTPREVPKTCRIHASRKKSPHMDAMTEPLLGNSPDQPGSKRSAAHSTPSSTRTECRGAGDLQCPYCFSTYDGARTTEYMKHLDECARL, encoded by the exons ATGACTAACATCCAAGTGGATAACGATGCGCTGAAATCCAAGATAAGGAGTTGTTCTATCCTAACAACGTTTTACCACGAAACGCAAAGAGAGATTGCTAATTTAAGCCAACAGCTATATTCTCGGGACTCTGTAATAGCTGATTTAAAAGCAAGACTTGGGAAATACGAGAGGACTTTGATCAATGTCGAAGGAGAGGAACCCGTGGTGATTGGACCTTCTAAGTCTCTTTTCGAGAGCTTATGCAAAGAAATTAGCAAACTAAAACAAAGATTGAAAGAGTCTGAGGCAGATGGAAGCCAACAGTTGGAAGCAAGCAAACAA GAGGTCAAACGACTTCAGAGGcaggtgagagagaaggaggaggagctggacaGACTGGCTCAGCGGACAGACCAGGATCAGGAGCGGGAGATTCGGCGTCTCCGCACAACCCTGGCCGAGAGAGACCGCATCCAGGCCACCCGTGCCGTCCTCTGCAACTCCCTGGCCGAGGAGGCTGACCAATTGAGGGGCCAGCTGGGGGCCACAGTGAGGGTCTGTCAGGAGCTCCTGGGCCGtctggagaaggagaagaagagagggggcCTGGCTGAGGAGCCAGACGTCTCAGAG AAAGTGGACTCCACAGAGGGTGCCGGTCTTAATGAGTTAGTGGACAAACTACAGGAGGAGAATCAGCAGCTGAAAAAGAGAGTGGCATAT GTAGAGAGCCTCAATGCAAAGTGGCAGAAGTACGACTCGAGCCGGGAGGAGTATGTGAGGGGCCTGTGCCAGCGGCTGAAGGAGTCCAGCGTGCTGGTCACTGGGAGCCCTGAGGCAGCCGGCCCGGTGCTCATGGGACCAGGTCTGGGTCTGGTGCCTGGGGGGTCCGGTCTGCTACAGCAGGAAATCGCCCGGCTCAACAGCCTCTTGGAGGAGAAGATGAGCGACTGTAAGAGactagtgagagagagggacgaTATAGCTAAACGGGATCAGGAACGCATCCAGATGTTGGAACAACAG GTCCTTGCATACATCGAGGACTTTAAGTCTGAGAGGGCAGATCGAGAAAGAGCCCAGGGGAAGATTCTAGACCTTCAGGAGGAGGTGGGCCGTCTCCAGCTGCAAATCCGCAGTCAG ACCCCAAGAGAGGTACCCAAAACCTGCAGAATCCATGCCAGCCGGAAGAAATCCCCACACATGGACGCCATGACAGAACCACTGCTGGGAAACAGCCCAGACCAGCCGGGGTCCAAGCGCTCGGCGGCGCACTCGACGCCAAGCTCCACGAGGACTGAGTGCAGAGGCGCGGGCGACCTGCAGTGTCCGTACTGTTTCAGCACGTACGACGGTGCACGCACGACAGAGTACATGAAGCACCTGGACGAATGCGCCAGATTGTGA
- the scpp1 gene encoding secretory calcium-binding phosphoprotein 1, with product MRVTVVILCLVGAAMANPIMYNTTMDSKVNPLSGISSVLDSLELTGMPELKAHNSSESESSEQSNTSELKSNSVSSSSSSSSSSSSSEVSVSSEQQAQSASVSDSSSQSETSEQSSSQENTSEDTTSESSESDESKSNGLTSDESPSKSLEDTTSEESRSLEDKFNLVETGVTRDDSRGSKENLRRFFKVYAVKATVMDRPTDSHQSEESNSISNEILEATAGPSHSVESISSEDSKASTGLDLGNSTEDSASVESMENNSTESMENNSAESTESNEDSEAAVSHESHESKSAECSPGGDQDCDSDSDSDESNMRDIGDAGDPEPFDGLFMPFDTPGELMLRR from the exons ATGAGGGTTACCGTTGTGATTCTTTGTCTTGTGGGTGCAGCCATGGCCAACCCT ATAATGTACAACACAACTATGGACAGTAAAGTGAACCCATTATCAGGG ATCTCATCCGTTTTGGACTCTCTGGAGCTAACAGGCATGCCTGAGCTGAAG GCACACAATTCGTCTGAATCTGAGTCCTCAGAACAAAGCAACACATCCGAGCTGAAG AGTAACTCTgtgtcgtcgtcgtcgtcgtcatcatcatcatcatcatcatcagaagTGAGCGTCTCTTCAGAGCAGCAG GCCCAGAGTGCATCTGTGTCGGATTCATCCAGTCAAAGTGAGACTTCAGAGCAGTCG AGTTCTCAAGAAAACACATCTGAGGACACA ACTTCAGAATCTTCCGAGTCAGATGAATCTAAATCCAATGGCTTA ACATCAGATGAGAGTCCAAGTAAATCCCTGGAAGACACG ACATCAGAGGAGAGTCGCTCCCTTGAAGACAAG TTTAATTTAGTTGAGACTGGAGTCACCAGGGATGACAGTAGAGGAAGCAAAGAGAACCTACGAAGG TTTTTCAAGGTTTATGCTGTCAAAGCAACTGTTATGGATAGGCCTACTGACTCACACCAATCAGAGGAGAGCAACAGCATCTCCAATGAAATCCTAGAAGCAACTGCAGGACCAAGTCATTCCGTTGAAAGCATAAGCAGCGAGGATAGCAAAGCTAGCACGGGCCTTGATCTGGGAAACAGCACAGAGGACAGTGCCAGTGTTGAGAGTATGGAGAACAACAGCACAGAAAGTATGGAGAACAACAGCGCCGAAAGCACGGAGAGCAACGAGGACAGTGAGGCTGCGGTCAGTCACGAGAGCCACGAGAGCAAATCTGCCGAGTGTTCCCCAGGAGGTGACCAGGACTgtgacagtgacagtgacagtgaTGAGTCTAACATGAGAGACATTGGCGACGCTGGTGACCCTGAGCCCTTCGATGGCCTCTTCATGCCTTTCGACACACCAGGGGAGTTGATGCTGCGAAGATGA